Proteins co-encoded in one Streptomyces sp. JH34 genomic window:
- a CDS encoding XdhC/CoxI family protein, whose protein sequence is MRELLSPLRDWLTAGTPFALATVVAVRGSAPRAPGAAMAVTSTGAVAGSVSGGCVESDVYEVATETLTTGLTELRTYGISDDEAFGAGLTCGGTIDVLVRPCVAPADRHGLRELVDTVSAGVPVALATVVSGAARRGARLMVLDGRVDGSLGDEGLDAAVTDDARGLLAQGATGSIRYGAHGERRMQDVTVFVQTYAPAPRMLVFGAIDHAAATARIGSFLGYRVTVCDARPAFATPERFPTADEVVCAWPHTYLESTPVDARTVVCVLTHDPKFDVPLLAAALRTPAAYIGVMGSRRTHAGRLARLREAGVDEAGLARLASPVGLDLGARTPEETAVSIAAEIIQHRWGGTGRPLAELSGAIHHAPL, encoded by the coding sequence GTGCGTGAGCTGCTGTCCCCACTGCGTGACTGGCTGACGGCCGGTACGCCCTTCGCCCTCGCCACCGTCGTCGCGGTGCGGGGCAGCGCGCCCCGTGCCCCGGGTGCCGCGATGGCGGTGACCTCCACCGGTGCGGTGGCGGGCAGCGTCTCCGGGGGGTGCGTGGAGAGCGATGTCTACGAGGTCGCCACCGAGACGCTCACCACGGGCCTCACGGAGCTGCGGACCTACGGCATCAGCGACGACGAGGCCTTCGGCGCCGGGCTGACCTGCGGCGGCACGATCGACGTCCTGGTGCGGCCCTGCGTCGCGCCGGCGGACCGGCACGGACTGCGGGAGCTCGTCGACACCGTCTCCGCCGGGGTGCCCGTCGCGCTCGCCACCGTGGTGTCCGGAGCCGCGCGGAGGGGCGCCCGGCTGATGGTCCTGGACGGCCGGGTCGACGGCTCGCTCGGCGACGAGGGGCTCGACGCCGCCGTCACCGACGACGCACGCGGACTGCTCGCGCAGGGCGCCACCGGCAGCATCCGGTACGGCGCGCACGGGGAACGCCGGATGCAGGACGTCACCGTCTTCGTCCAGACGTACGCCCCCGCGCCCCGCATGCTCGTCTTCGGAGCCATCGACCACGCAGCGGCCACGGCGCGGATCGGGTCGTTCCTCGGCTACCGCGTGACGGTGTGCGACGCCCGTCCGGCCTTCGCCACCCCGGAACGCTTCCCCACGGCCGACGAGGTCGTCTGCGCCTGGCCGCACACCTACCTGGAGTCGACCCCGGTGGACGCGCGCACGGTCGTCTGCGTGCTGACCCACGACCCGAAGTTCGACGTGCCCCTGCTCGCCGCGGCGCTGCGGACCCCCGCCGCGTACATCGGGGTGATGGGCAGCCGCCGCACCCACGCCGGTCGGCTCGCCCGGCTGCGGGAGGCCGGGGTGGACGAGGCGGGACTTGCCCGCCTCGCCTCACCCGTCGGCCTCGACCTCGGAGCCCGGACACCGGAGGAGACGGCCGTCTCCATCGCCGCCGAGATCATCCAGCACCGCTGGGGCGGCACCGGCCGGCCCCTGGCCGAACTGTCCGGCGCGATCCACCACGCCCCGCTCTAG
- a CDS encoding ABC transporter ATP-binding protein → MITPLLSAQALEVAFPGRRGAATARAVDGVDLDIRPGEIVALVGESGCGKTTLARSLLGLVPPTAGRVTFGGEPLDYAGRALKAYRKRVQLVLQDPSGSLNPRHTVYDAVAEGLRIHGCAGDEGAAVSGALARAGLRPPERFLLRYPHELSGGQRQRVVIAGALVLEPELIVADEPVASLDASVRGEILALLLRLRDELGLSALVVTHDLGLAWNIADRVAVMYLGRIVETGDVEQILTAPRHPYTQALLSVLPEADGEPVVLTGEPPDPSKVPSGCRFHARCQVLASGEAERAGVADACRTKDLPVLEGGGRTQVACHWAAAETAEAV, encoded by the coding sequence ATGATCACCCCCCTGCTCAGCGCGCAGGCGCTGGAGGTCGCGTTCCCCGGCCGGCGAGGGGCCGCGACCGCGCGGGCCGTCGACGGGGTCGATCTCGACATCCGTCCCGGTGAGATCGTCGCCCTGGTCGGCGAGTCGGGCTGCGGGAAGACGACGCTGGCCCGGTCCCTGCTCGGCCTCGTGCCTCCCACGGCCGGCCGGGTCACCTTCGGCGGCGAGCCGCTCGACTACGCGGGCCGGGCGCTGAAGGCGTACCGCAAGCGGGTGCAGCTGGTGCTCCAGGACCCCAGTGGTTCCCTCAACCCCCGCCACACGGTGTACGACGCCGTGGCGGAGGGCCTGCGCATCCACGGCTGCGCGGGTGACGAGGGGGCGGCCGTGTCCGGGGCGCTGGCCCGCGCGGGACTGCGGCCTCCGGAGCGCTTCCTCCTGCGGTACCCGCACGAGCTGTCCGGAGGTCAGCGCCAGCGCGTCGTGATCGCGGGAGCCCTGGTCCTGGAGCCGGAGCTCATCGTCGCGGACGAGCCCGTGGCGTCGCTGGACGCCTCCGTCCGCGGCGAGATCCTGGCACTGCTGCTGAGGCTGCGTGACGAACTGGGGCTGTCGGCCCTGGTGGTGACGCACGACCTGGGTCTCGCGTGGAACATCGCCGACCGGGTGGCGGTGATGTACCTCGGCCGGATCGTGGAGACGGGTGACGTGGAGCAGATCCTGACGGCCCCCCGGCACCCGTACACCCAGGCCCTGCTGTCCGTGCTGCCGGAGGCGGACGGCGAGCCGGTGGTCCTGACGGGCGAGCCGCCGGACCCCTCGAAGGTCCCGTCCGGCTGCCGCTTCCACGCCCGCTGCCAGGTGCTCGCCTCGGGTGAGGCCGAGCGGGCGGGCGTCGCGGACGCGTGCCGCACGAAGGACCTGCCGGTACTGGAGGGGGGCGGCCGTACCCAGGTCGCCTGCCACTGGGCGGCGGCGGAGACGGCCGAGGCGGTCTAG
- a CDS encoding ABC transporter ATP-binding protein — protein MTAVKTESVTEPETGQPLLDVRNLHVTYGSGASAVPAVRGVDLRVEAGRKLGIAGESGCGKSTLALALLRLLPASATLTGQILLDGEDVLTMKWGRLRAVRWAGASIVFQGAMHSLNAVHRIGDQIAEPILLHSRATPAAARRRAGELLEQVGLPAARAEAYPHELSGGQRQRVMIAMALACDPRLIIADEPTTALDVMIQAQILRLIEQLVRDQNLGLIMISHDLAVLSDTCDRLSVMYAGRVVEEGPAKQVYENARHPYGSALSAAFPRIGDPASRHAPRGLPGDPPDPSALPSGCTFHPRCTAALDSCATEDQELRPAGPSRRVACVLVEPEVTATPGPLDGTEEARSIS, from the coding sequence TTGACCGCCGTGAAGACCGAGAGCGTCACCGAGCCGGAGACCGGGCAGCCGTTGCTCGACGTGCGGAACCTGCACGTCACCTACGGCTCCGGGGCGTCGGCCGTCCCCGCGGTCCGTGGTGTCGACCTACGGGTGGAGGCGGGCCGGAAGCTCGGCATCGCCGGGGAGTCCGGCTGCGGGAAGTCGACGCTGGCGCTGGCCCTGCTGCGCCTCCTGCCCGCGTCCGCGACCCTGACCGGCCAGATCCTGCTGGACGGCGAGGACGTCCTGACCATGAAGTGGGGCCGGCTGCGCGCCGTGCGCTGGGCGGGGGCGTCGATCGTCTTCCAGGGGGCGATGCACTCACTGAACGCCGTGCACCGCATCGGCGACCAGATCGCCGAACCGATCCTGCTGCACAGCAGGGCGACCCCGGCCGCCGCACGGAGGCGCGCCGGTGAGCTGCTGGAGCAGGTGGGGCTGCCGGCCGCGCGCGCGGAGGCCTATCCGCACGAGCTGTCCGGCGGTCAGCGCCAGCGCGTGATGATCGCGATGGCGCTGGCCTGCGACCCACGGCTGATCATCGCCGACGAGCCCACGACCGCGCTCGACGTGATGATCCAGGCGCAGATCCTGCGGCTGATCGAACAGCTCGTCCGCGATCAGAACCTCGGGCTGATCATGATCAGCCACGACCTGGCGGTGCTCTCCGACACCTGCGACCGGCTGTCGGTGATGTACGCCGGCCGGGTCGTCGAGGAGGGCCCGGCCAAGCAGGTCTACGAGAACGCCAGGCACCCCTACGGCAGCGCCCTGTCGGCCGCCTTCCCCCGCATCGGGGACCCCGCGTCGCGGCACGCTCCGCGAGGTCTGCCCGGTGACCCGCCGGACCCCTCGGCGCTGCCCTCCGGCTGTACGTTCCACCCGCGCTGCACGGCGGCTCTGGACTCCTGCGCCACCGAGGACCAGGAACTGCGTCCGGCCGGCCCGTCCAGGCGTGTCGCCTGCGTGCTGGTGGAGCCGGAGGTCACGGCCACACCCGGTCCGCTCGACGGCACCGAGGAAGCAAGGAGCATTTCATGA
- a CDS encoding bifunctional riboflavin kinase/FAD synthetase, producing MHCWRGLEDIPEDWGRSVVTIGSYDGVHRGHQLIIGRAVDRARELGVPSVVVTFDPHPSEVVRPGTHPPLLAPHQRRAELMAGLGVDAVLILPFTAAFSQLSPADFIVKVLVDKLHAKLVIEGPNFRFGHRAAGDVTFLAELGATYDYGTEVIDLYVSGDAGGGEPFSSTLTRRLIAEGDVAGAAEILGRPHRVEGVVVRGAQRGRELGFPTANVETLPHTAIPADGVYAGWLTVNGEAMPAAISVGTNPQFDGTERTVEAYAIDRVGLDLYGLHVAVDFLAYVRGMLKFESIDDLLVAMAADVKRSSELIAAYERA from the coding sequence GTGCACTGCTGGCGTGGCTTGGAGGACATCCCTGAGGACTGGGGACGCAGCGTCGTCACCATCGGGTCCTACGACGGGGTGCACCGCGGACACCAGCTGATCATCGGCCGTGCCGTGGATCGGGCGCGCGAGCTCGGCGTGCCCTCGGTGGTCGTCACCTTCGACCCTCACCCCAGCGAGGTCGTCCGCCCCGGCACGCATCCGCCGCTGCTCGCACCGCACCAGCGCCGGGCCGAGCTGATGGCCGGACTCGGTGTGGACGCGGTGCTGATCCTGCCGTTCACCGCCGCGTTCTCGCAGCTCTCGCCCGCCGACTTCATCGTGAAGGTGCTCGTCGACAAGCTCCACGCGAAGCTGGTCATCGAAGGCCCGAACTTCCGGTTCGGGCACCGCGCGGCCGGCGACGTCACGTTCCTCGCCGAGCTCGGCGCGACGTACGACTACGGCACCGAGGTCATCGACCTCTACGTCAGCGGTGACGCGGGCGGCGGCGAGCCGTTCTCCTCGACACTCACCCGTCGTCTGATCGCCGAGGGCGACGTCGCGGGGGCCGCGGAGATCCTCGGCCGCCCGCACCGCGTCGAGGGCGTCGTGGTGCGCGGTGCCCAGCGCGGACGCGAGCTCGGCTTCCCCACGGCGAACGTCGAGACCCTGCCGCACACCGCGATCCCCGCCGACGGCGTCTACGCAGGCTGGCTCACGGTGAACGGCGAGGCGATGCCCGCCGCGATCTCCGTGGGCACCAACCCGCAGTTCGACGGCACGGAGCGGACCGTCGAGGCGTACGCCATCGACCGCGTCGGCCTCGACCTGTACGGGCTCCACGTGGCGGTGGACTTCCTGGCCTATGTGCGCGGCATGCTGAAGTTCGAGTCGATCGACGACCTGCTCGTGGCGATGGCCGCCGACGTGAAGCGTTCCAGCGAGCTGATCGCGGCGTACGAACGGGCCTGA
- the rbfA gene encoding 30S ribosome-binding factor RbfA, whose translation MADNARAKKLADLIQVVVAEKLQRGIKDPRLGTHVTITDTRVTGDLREATVFYTVYGDDEERASAAAGLESAKGILRSAVGAAAGTKFTPTLAFVADALPDNARAIEDLLDRARASDAKVREASSGATYAGGADPYRKPEDESDENDGDSPSA comes from the coding sequence GTGGCCGACAACGCGCGGGCGAAGAAGCTGGCGGACCTCATCCAGGTGGTGGTCGCCGAGAAACTGCAGCGCGGTATCAAGGACCCGCGTCTGGGCACGCACGTGACCATCACGGACACCCGTGTCACCGGCGACCTGCGGGAGGCCACGGTCTTCTACACGGTCTACGGCGACGACGAGGAGCGGGCCAGCGCGGCCGCCGGGCTCGAGAGCGCCAAGGGCATCCTGCGCTCGGCGGTCGGTGCGGCGGCGGGGACCAAGTTCACCCCGACCCTGGCCTTCGTGGCGGACGCCCTGCCGGACAACGCCAGGGCGATCGAGGACCTGCTCGACCGGGCACGTGCCTCGGACGCCAAGGTCCGCGAGGCGTCCTCGGGCGCCACCTACGCCGGTGGCGCGGACCCGTACCGCAAGCCGGAGGACGAGTCCGACGAGAACGACGGGGACTCGCCTTCCGCATGA
- a CDS encoding ABC transporter permease, with translation MTTTTDAARAVSPRALTWTRRRQAAARFWQQYRGHRAGLAGLAVLAVIALTALAAPLLVGADSQSVTAAPGGPLESPSAEFPLGTDQFGRSLLALLVWGTRVSLTVGLLAAFLSVAIGTLVGITAGHFKGWYGNVVMRITDWFLVMPTLVLAIALATVLSRSLWTTILAIGVTTWPTTARLVRAQTLSVESRPYIERSKALGGGHGHIMSRHVLPNVMPLVLAQTTLVISTAILTEATLAFLGLGDPTIVSWGGLLQDAREAGAVSSGNWWYLAPPGLAIAVVALAFTLCGRTIESVLNPKLGVSR, from the coding sequence ATGACGACCACGACCGACGCCGCGCGGGCCGTCAGCCCGCGCGCACTGACCTGGACCCGCCGTCGCCAGGCGGCGGCCCGCTTCTGGCAGCAGTACCGCGGCCATCGGGCCGGCCTGGCCGGCCTCGCCGTACTCGCGGTGATCGCCCTGACCGCGCTGGCCGCCCCGCTGCTGGTCGGCGCGGACTCGCAGAGCGTCACCGCCGCGCCCGGCGGCCCGCTGGAGTCGCCGAGCGCCGAGTTCCCGCTCGGCACCGACCAGTTCGGCCGCAGCCTGCTCGCCCTGCTGGTGTGGGGGACGAGGGTGTCGCTGACGGTCGGTCTGCTGGCCGCGTTCCTCTCGGTGGCCATCGGGACCCTGGTGGGCATCACGGCCGGCCACTTCAAGGGCTGGTACGGCAACGTCGTCATGCGGATCACCGACTGGTTCCTGGTGATGCCGACGCTGGTGCTCGCCATCGCCCTGGCCACCGTGCTCTCGCGTTCGCTCTGGACGACGATCCTCGCCATCGGGGTGACGACCTGGCCGACGACCGCGCGGCTCGTGCGCGCGCAGACGCTGTCCGTGGAGTCCCGACCGTACATCGAACGCTCCAAGGCGCTCGGGGGCGGACACGGCCACATCATGTCCCGCCACGTCCTGCCCAATGTGATGCCGCTGGTGCTCGCACAGACCACGCTGGTGATCTCCACCGCCATCCTCACCGAGGCGACCCTCGCCTTCCTCGGGCTGGGCGATCCCACGATCGTCTCCTGGGGCGGGCTGCTCCAGGACGCCCGTGAGGCCGGAGCGGTCAGCTCCGGCAACTGGTGGTACCTCGCTCCGCCCGGACTCGCCATCGCGGTCGTCGCCCTCGCGTTCACGCTCTGCGGCCGCACCATCGAGTCCGTGCTCAACCCCAAGCTGGGGGTGTCCCGTTGA
- the truB gene encoding tRNA pseudouridine(55) synthase TruB, producing MTQNKQDKTPDGLVIVDKPSGFTSHDVVAKMRGIARTRRVGHAGTLDPMATGVLVLGVERATKLLGHLALTEKEYLGTIRLGQDTVTDDAEGEITSSTDASGVTREGIDAGVAALTGAIMQVPSKVSAIKIDGKRSYARVRGGEEFEIPARPVTISSFRVYDVREAVAEDGTPVVDLVVSVVCSSGTYIRALARDLGAGLGVGGHLTALRRTRVGPYGLDAARTLDQHQQELTVMPVAEAAASAFPRWDVDEKRAKLLLNGVRLDMPSYPPGPVGVFGPDGAFLVLVEEQKGKAKSLAVFA from the coding sequence ATGACGCAGAACAAGCAGGACAAAACGCCGGACGGCCTTGTCATCGTCGACAAGCCGTCCGGCTTCACTTCGCACGACGTCGTGGCCAAGATGCGCGGCATCGCCCGCACCCGGCGGGTCGGGCACGCCGGAACCCTGGATCCGATGGCGACGGGCGTCCTCGTGCTCGGCGTGGAGAGGGCGACCAAGCTTCTCGGTCACCTCGCGCTGACCGAGAAGGAGTACCTGGGGACGATCCGGCTCGGCCAGGACACCGTCACCGACGACGCGGAGGGCGAGATCACCTCGTCCACCGACGCCTCCGGGGTGACCCGTGAGGGCATCGACGCCGGGGTGGCCGCGCTGACCGGCGCGATCATGCAGGTGCCGTCCAAGGTCAGCGCCATCAAGATCGACGGCAAGCGGTCCTACGCCCGGGTACGCGGCGGCGAGGAGTTCGAGATCCCGGCCCGTCCGGTGACCATCTCGTCCTTCCGGGTCTACGACGTCCGCGAGGCGGTCGCCGAGGACGGCACCCCCGTCGTCGACCTGGTGGTCTCCGTCGTCTGTTCCTCGGGCACGTACATCCGGGCCCTGGCCCGGGACCTCGGCGCCGGGCTCGGCGTCGGCGGACATCTGACCGCACTGCGCCGGACCCGCGTCGGACCCTACGGCCTCGACGCGGCGCGCACCCTGGACCAGCACCAGCAGGAACTGACCGTGATGCCGGTGGCCGAGGCCGCCGCCTCGGCCTTCCCCCGCTGGGACGTGGACGAGAAGCGGGCCAAGCTGCTCCTCAACGGTGTGCGGCTGGACATGCCGTCCTATCCGCCGGGGCCCGTCGGGGTCTTCGGTCCCGACGGAGCGTTCCTGGTCCTCGTCGAGGAGCAGAAGGGCAAGGCGAAGAGCCTCGCCGTCTTCGCCTGA
- a CDS encoding DUF503 domain-containing protein, giving the protein MYVGTLSFDLLLGDVRSLKEKRSVVRPIVAELHRKYAVSVAETGGQDLYRRAQIGLAVVSGDTGHLTDVLDRCERMIAGRPEVELLSVRRRLHSDEDD; this is encoded by the coding sequence ATGTATGTGGGGACTCTGTCCTTCGATCTGCTCCTCGGCGACGTACGGTCGCTGAAGGAGAAGCGTTCCGTCGTCCGCCCGATCGTCGCCGAACTGCACCGCAAGTACGCGGTGAGTGTCGCGGAGACGGGTGGGCAGGACCTCTACCGCAGGGCCCAGATCGGTCTTGCCGTGGTCTCCGGGGACACCGGGCACCTCACAGATGTACTCGACCGCTGCGAACGCATGATCGCGGGCCGGCCGGAGGTGGAGCTGCTGTCCGTACGGCGGCGGCTGCACAGCGACGAAGACGATTGA
- a CDS encoding serine protease — protein MGSGDRSKLVRICDQAGRPQGTGFVADDRGTVVTSHQAVARSTPLILHAADGRSCPVGPDDIVALPAQGLALLRTGGPGALGVEPLPIAVREGIGTGAYVRIAAHGWREARVLGTTPATYSEGGREHAVYGALELALGTDGRDALRSGGAAVGGPVTDPRTGAVLGVLSTALDAGRETAGLAVPLALPDAPGPLTEVLGRNASGVPGYGCDLNVAGALQLTATSLGHTDGRPCGAEAVERPHISAEFTSFETGTGPVLGLVGAPGSGRTTELAALAARRTRGPVPALTLWLRGADLLADDTSVGDAAARALLRSGRILTAAGARGDMEAATPERVARLAAASGKELLLVLDGPEEMPPLLAHRFAGWAGATAEWLLAHGTRLLVACRPEHWETAGALYPPGALHRPERPARGLPPAVRLGDLTAEQAERARERYGIPPGAIEPGHDRHPLTLRLLAEVRAALPPDVPGRPGTEEVFAAHLDLTCVRIAVRIGAQAEPRLRGTAVRRLAAKVAGQVHEAARRCLGPGQGELDRASFEEIFPWRTGWASAVLTEGLLVPAGAGYRFAHEELGDWVQGAHLDLDAALHSLVHRWHADGAPEAPEPAPQDPAEPRSLPVPRHRTGPVLQAMLLLERRQGHAALAHRMADLIEAMDRLTSGTRQWHTDAAWWAAHLLRESLLRVPDARPCLGVLRVLAGRITRRSLSGGGPAALGPYAEFGPWFWRRVRLPEEDRIDLLRRLLPADGAPRTDGGERYLDAVARRLAAHPEAVQPLLCGWFTDDRPLPAEEGVPMRLTVAAAAQALLYARRDLAVDDLTEALVDTTHPRAAELLATLAEDEPAALCRALERWARDDERPARRAAAAVHLPLTAARELHDADRALLRRTALTLLARPDDTVLHAQALTVLVRDPGTGGRYLPQALRVFAAGDPRLPLALLTEVFPEHPEPVLAALRARLSLPGEAADGVLRELAALDTPALALHAPGLVRCFIDSRPGPDAAAQAASYVDHRLEHSPAARALLLPLMTGLLRDHPAPPPVRAGLARVLAAPGSAASRPLRAELLEVLLEFEQDTGRDPEVLDALLRAAAAGSGRRPEARTRALVHRTGTLLVRTAEGAGRFDRGLAELARDNPGFAALVSRWLADAPQEWDAVVGPAVRRTMAAPDGPRPGIPMPMQAAGREHGSLRPA, from the coding sequence ATGGGCAGCGGGGACCGGTCGAAACTTGTGCGGATCTGCGATCAGGCCGGCCGGCCGCAGGGGACCGGATTCGTCGCGGACGACCGGGGCACGGTCGTCACCAGTCATCAGGCCGTCGCGCGCTCGACGCCCCTGATCCTGCACGCGGCCGACGGCCGCAGCTGCCCGGTCGGTCCTGACGACATCGTCGCGCTGCCCGCCCAGGGGCTCGCCCTGCTGCGCACCGGTGGCCCCGGGGCCCTCGGGGTGGAGCCGCTCCCCATCGCCGTACGGGAGGGGATCGGCACGGGCGCCTACGTGCGGATCGCCGCCCACGGCTGGCGCGAGGCACGGGTGCTCGGGACGACTCCGGCGACGTACTCCGAGGGCGGGCGCGAGCACGCCGTGTACGGCGCGCTGGAGCTCGCCCTCGGGACGGACGGGCGCGACGCGCTTCGCTCCGGCGGAGCCGCGGTCGGCGGGCCCGTCACGGATCCGCGCACCGGAGCCGTCCTGGGCGTGCTCTCGACCGCGCTGGACGCCGGGCGCGAGACCGCGGGACTCGCGGTGCCACTGGCCCTCCCGGACGCTCCCGGTCCGCTCACCGAGGTGCTCGGGCGCAACGCGAGCGGCGTCCCGGGGTACGGCTGCGACCTCAACGTCGCGGGGGCGCTGCAGCTGACCGCCACCTCCCTCGGCCACACGGACGGCAGGCCCTGCGGCGCGGAAGCGGTCGAACGCCCCCACATCAGCGCGGAGTTCACCTCCTTCGAGACCGGCACGGGGCCCGTGCTCGGCCTGGTCGGCGCCCCGGGGAGCGGTCGCACCACGGAGCTCGCCGCCCTGGCCGCCCGCCGGACCCGTGGCCCGGTGCCCGCCCTGACGCTCTGGCTGCGCGGAGCCGATCTGCTCGCCGACGACACCTCGGTCGGCGACGCGGCGGCCCGGGCGCTCCTGCGCTCCGGGCGGATCCTCACCGCCGCCGGGGCCCGGGGCGACATGGAGGCGGCCACCCCGGAGCGGGTGGCGCGCCTCGCCGCGGCGTCCGGGAAGGAGCTCCTCCTCGTCCTCGACGGCCCGGAGGAGATGCCGCCGCTGCTGGCCCACCGGTTCGCCGGCTGGGCCGGGGCGACCGCCGAGTGGCTCCTGGCCCACGGGACGCGGCTGCTCGTCGCCTGCCGCCCCGAGCACTGGGAGACCGCCGGCGCGCTGTATCCGCCTGGCGCCCTGCACCGTCCCGAGCGGCCGGCCCGTGGCCTGCCGCCGGCCGTCCGGCTCGGCGACCTCACGGCGGAACAGGCCGAGCGGGCACGGGAGCGGTACGGCATCCCGCCCGGCGCGATCGAACCGGGCCACGACCGGCATCCCCTCACCCTGCGCCTGCTGGCCGAGGTACGGGCGGCGCTGCCCCCAGACGTTCCCGGGCGCCCCGGCACGGAGGAGGTCTTCGCCGCGCATCTGGACCTCACCTGTGTCCGGATCGCCGTCCGCATCGGGGCCCAGGCGGAGCCCCGGCTCCGGGGCACGGCGGTCCGCCGGCTGGCGGCGAAGGTGGCAGGACAGGTCCACGAGGCGGCCAGGCGCTGCCTCGGCCCGGGACAGGGCGAGCTGGACCGGGCGTCGTTCGAGGAGATCTTCCCCTGGCGCACCGGGTGGGCCTCGGCGGTCCTCACCGAGGGACTGCTGGTCCCGGCGGGAGCGGGTTACCGCTTCGCCCACGAGGAACTGGGCGACTGGGTGCAGGGCGCGCACCTGGACCTCGACGCGGCGCTGCACTCGCTGGTCCACCGCTGGCACGCGGACGGTGCGCCGGAAGCCCCCGAGCCCGCCCCGCAGGACCCGGCCGAGCCGCGCAGCCTTCCCGTGCCGCGTCACCGCACCGGCCCCGTGCTCCAGGCGATGCTCCTGCTGGAGCGGCGTCAGGGGCACGCTGCGCTGGCACACCGGATGGCCGACCTGATCGAGGCGATGGACCGCCTGACGTCCGGCACGCGGCAGTGGCACACCGACGCCGCCTGGTGGGCGGCCCACCTGCTCCGGGAGAGCCTCCTCCGGGTCCCCGACGCCCGGCCCTGCCTCGGAGTGCTGCGGGTGCTCGCCGGACGGATCACCCGGCGTTCCCTGTCCGGCGGCGGGCCGGCCGCCCTGGGCCCCTACGCGGAGTTCGGGCCCTGGTTCTGGCGCCGCGTCCGGCTGCCCGAGGAGGACCGGATCGACCTGCTGCGACGACTCCTGCCGGCCGACGGGGCTCCCCGCACGGACGGCGGCGAACGCTACCTCGACGCGGTGGCGCGGCGGCTGGCCGCCCACCCCGAGGCCGTCCAGCCGCTGCTGTGCGGCTGGTTCACGGACGACCGCCCACTGCCGGCCGAGGAAGGCGTGCCGATGCGGCTCACCGTGGCCGCGGCCGCCCAGGCACTCCTCTACGCACGGCGGGACCTCGCCGTCGACGACCTCACCGAGGCGCTCGTCGACACCACCCACCCGCGCGCTGCCGAGCTGCTCGCCACCCTCGCCGAGGACGAGCCGGCCGCTCTGTGCAGGGCACTGGAACGCTGGGCGCGCGACGACGAGCGGCCCGCGCGCCGCGCCGCCGCGGCCGTGCACCTCCCGCTCACAGCCGCCCGGGAGCTCCACGACGCCGACCGCGCACTGCTGCGCCGCACCGCGCTCACCCTGCTGGCCCGGCCGGACGACACGGTCCTGCACGCCCAGGCGCTCACCGTGCTCGTACGGGACCCCGGGACAGGCGGCCGCTACCTCCCACAGGCCCTTCGTGTCTTCGCCGCGGGTGATCCCCGGCTGCCGTTGGCCCTGCTCACGGAGGTGTTCCCCGAGCACCCCGAGCCGGTGCTCGCCGCGCTGCGCGCGCGCCTGTCGCTGCCGGGGGAGGCCGCCGACGGCGTCCTGCGGGAACTGGCCGCGCTGGACACCCCCGCCCTGGCACTGCACGCCCCGGGACTCGTGCGCTGCTTCATCGACAGCCGGCCCGGCCCGGACGCGGCGGCGCAGGCAGCTTCCTACGTCGACCACAGGCTGGAGCACAGCCCGGCCGCCCGGGCGCTGCTCCTGCCCCTCATGACCGGACTGCTGCGGGACCACCCGGCGCCGCCTCCCGTACGCGCGGGGCTGGCCCGGGTGCTCGCCGCCCCGGGGAGCGCCGCCTCGAGACCGCTGAGGGCCGAGCTGCTGGAGGTCCTGCTGGAATTCGAGCAGGACACCGGCAGGGACCCCGAGGTGCTCGACGCCCTGCTGAGGGCGGCCGCCGCGGGGTCCGGACGGCGTCCGGAGGCCCGCACCCGGGCCCTGGTGCACCGCACCGGGACGCTCCTCGTGCGGACGGCGGAGGGCGCGGGCCGGTTCGACCGGGGGCTGGCCGAACTCGCCCGGGACAATCCCGGATTCGCGGCCCTCGTCTCCCGGTGGCTGGCGGACGCCCCGCAGGAGTGGGACGCCGTCGTGGGGCCCGCCGTGCGACGGACCATGGCGGCGCCTGACGGGCCGCGGCCCGGGATCCCCATGCCGATGCAGGCCGCAGGACGTGAGCATGGCAGTCTTAGACCTGCGTAA